GACTTTACCCGCCATAGCGTTGCCTCGGCACCCGCCATGAAGAAGCACAGGCAGACAATCGCCAAGGGCAGATGGTCAACCCAATCGATGAACCTTTCGGAGCGCCAGAATTGGCGAAGCGGAATGAGCGGATTCCATCGGCCCTCTCGTGGGCCAACTCGTCGCAAGATCCGCCATGTCCGTCGCAGCATATTGGCGCGGCGCACGGGCCGGGAAAGCGTTAGCGCTGTTGTCGGCTCTGTGGGCGGCGTAAGCATTTGCGCTGGCAGGCTTGCAGCGAGCGAAGCCTGATGATCCGCGCAGGCGAACGCTGCCCGTACCTGCAATATCTCCACTCGCGCGAACGCCCATGCCAGTTCCTCACCCGAAATGCGGTAGGATCGCCCATAGCGCGCTTCGACATAGGCGCGGCGGATGCAGCCGAACGCGCGGCGCTCGAACCGGCTATCGCGCGGCCATGCTGAACACAGGCGCGGGTCCAGCGCCTCCGCCGCCTCGCGCAGTTCATCGAGCGCATGGGTGCGCGGTGCGTGTAGGCTGATCGACCGCAAAACGCACAGATAGAAATGCTCGCACGCCTGATGCAACATCAGCGCCGCCATCGGGGCATCGCCCCGGTTGCGATAGAAAGCCGCGCCTGCCAGAAATCCGGTTCCGCGATTATGCCACCGGATAAACTCCGCTGCACCCCGAATAGCCCGTTCCCGCACCGGAAGGCGGCGCGGCTCACTCAGCCGCAATCCCTCCATCTGGTAAAGCGCGATTCCCCGTTCGGCGATGGTGACGAAATGAGGGACGCCTTCGACAAGAGAGCCGTTGACCCGGTCAAGGCTTTCGACCGCCAACCGAACCGGGCGGGTAATTTCGCCATTCTCCCATGCGCGGCGCAGTCGGTCGCGCACCAGCCTCCAGTCGCCTTCGCTGCGGGCAAGGCGCGGATAGTTGACGATCGCGAGCAGGCGGAACGCTTCCCCGGCGCGACCTCTTCCCAATCCTTCTCGGCATGGGGGCCGTGCAGGATCAGGGTGAGAATGCGGCCCGCCCGGAAATGTTCAGAGCATCGGCCCTTGGTCGTTTCCTCGAACGCCTCGAACAGGATCATGGTGACGTGAAGAAGCTCCTCGCGGATCGACGCGGGCAGATGGTCGGCATCGGTACGCAGCATCATGACCGCGCCTCCTGCGAGCGACGCTGGCAACCCTTCGGGCGCGGGTGGCCGGTCACGTCATGGACGCGATCCACCAAGGCACGCACAAGGGGCGTAATCGAGGCGGGAATGAAGCCGCCCGTGCGGGGCCGGTCTTCTTCCCAATCATGATAATGATAGCCCCACTTCCAATAGGGCGACAGAACCGCCGCCAGCCGCGCCATGTCGGGGCAATCATGCCCAAAGCCGCAGGCATTGGCATAGGCCAACCCCTTGGCGATGTCTTGCTTGATGTGGCGGGCGTTCCACGCATCGGCAAAGCCCATGTCGAGCAGATAGGCACACAGGGCCTGCTGGGTCACGAAACCGGCCTGATGCAGCGCTTCTCGTGCAAATCGCGGCTCAGTGAGGAAATCCGCTTCCAGCGTTGTCATCCACCGTTCCGCATTGTGATAGCGGAAGCGGCTTATGCTTCGCCCCTCTTTCGTCCGAACAAGTGTCGCGGGTTCATCCTCGTAGCGTTGATGAAGCGCCCCCAGTGCGCCCTCCCAGGGCGAGGCAATTGCCGATGCGGCAACCGGCGCAATGGTCAGTGCGCGCAGCAGGGCGCGGCGGGATTTGGAGACAAGCATATGCACCTCCGTTCCGCATCCATCGCAAGGGAGTGAGATATGACGGCGGATACGGAACGGGCCCGGCACTCCCACATGATTCGCGATGCCGGTCGCGCAATAGCCCTCCGAGAAAGGCCGTCGCGGCATATACGCCATCGTTTAATCAATAAACGGTGGCGTATATTCAAGTAAACGGTGGCGTCAATGGGTTTGATTTGGAAATTGCGATCGCACCCGATAGCGACAGGTCGATGGGACGCCCGCCACTTGGAATGAAGCCGACGACGATCAGGCTGACTACCGACACGATCCGTCGTATCGAGGCGCTCGTGGGCAACCGTAGGCTCGCCTTGTTCATCCGCGAGGCGGTGGAGAACGAATTGCAGCGCCGCGAGAATCCGGAAGCGTTCACGGGTCAGGGCAAGCCCTGAACGAAAACAGTTCGGCTGCGGCGATTGTCGGACGCCTGGCCGATCCGACGGTGATTGATTGTTGAGCGCGGCCTGCGGTGGCGTATCCACACGATGCCGATTTTCCCAGCATCAGCGCCAGAGTGCGCGGCTAGCGACTGAAATTATGGTTTTCGATTGTCGAGTTTGCGCCATTGTCGGTCATTCTAAGCGGGGATCTTTGGCCCCCTAACCGGCCTTAATTTCATTCAGTGCGCGACCGATAAATTGGACAATAGGAAAGGATACTTGGCGCCTTTCATGTCTACCGTACCGTATTGCCACCGCTAGTGTGCTTTTAGGCTTGGCTCAACCGAGAGGTGTGATAGCTAAAGCCCACAAACGGGAGAAGAGCGTGAATCCGGTCATTAAAGCGCAGGTACTCGACTTTGCCGCGACGGAAGACATCGAGCACCGCGCTGAAAGCGAGATATTTGAGATATACTCAGTATACTCGATTTTGAACGGTGGATTGGGCGAGAGCGTAGACGCGGCCGATGTCCACCTGTCTGGCAATGAGTTTGGCGTTGATGGTGTAGCGATCATAGTCCAGGGTAGATTAGTTGCCGATACGACAGATGCTGAACAGGCAATACAAGATATCAAAAATCCAGAAATCGACTTCTACTTCTTTCAATCGAAAACCGGAACGTCCTTTGATTATGGCGATATATCAAAATTCTTTGATTCGATCAGTGGATTTTTTGATGGCAGCATGAATGGCGAGAGCCCGCAGCTTGATGATTTGATCGCTGCCAAGGACGTTCTTTACAGTAAAGGCGTGGGTCGGCGAAACCCGGGATTGCACGCGTATTACGCTTGCACCGGAAATTACGATAAGCCGTCTCGCATAGAGAAGCTGATTGTAAGCGCCCAAAGTCAATGGTCAGATCTCAACATATTCGATCAGGATCGAACCTCAATCCAAATGATCGGTGCGAAAGAACTGCAGCGCCTTTATCGTGCGGCGTCAAGCGCCGTTGAAGCAACGATTGAGTTCCCTCGAAATGTGGTGCTGCCAAGCCATGGGAGCGTAGAAGAAGCTTATCTCGGATATATCACCGCTGACGAGGTCGTAAAGCTCGTCTCAATTAGAGACGATGATGGCAATCCGCAGGACATTAATCGATCAGTTTTTTTCGATAATATTCGGGATTTTGATCCAGATTCCAAAATAAATAATGATATTGCGGACACCCTTCAAAGAGGCGAGGCCCCCGACTTCATTTTTCGCAACAATGGTATTACCGTTGTTGCAAAGTCTATAGATCGGACTGGCGACAGATTTCGGATCGAGGACTATCAGGTAGTAAACGGCTGTCAGACAAGTAATATTCTCTTCAACAATAGAACGGCAGTAGCCAGTGTCCATGTTCCTTTCCGGTTGATTGGCACGAAGGACGATGATTTCATTTCCTCTATCATCGCAGGGACTAACCGTCAAAACGCCGTTCGCGAAGAGCAATTCTGGGCTCTGCGGCCTTTCATGAAAAGCTTCGAGGAGTACTGCCAGTCCCTTGACGACGAACAGCGTATTCTTTTTGAACGACGAGAAAATCAGTTTCGTGGGCAGAAGGTTGAGAGAGCACGTATCATGCAGCCCTCGACGCTGATGAAAGCGGTAGCCGCAACTTTGCTAAATCAGCCAAATCGCTCTGCGCGAGACTACCGTGGCATAACAGCTGAATATCAGGACAAATTGTTCCTCGAAGAGCACGATGTTCGGCTCTATCATGCGGCCTGCTATCTGCATTATCGTCTCGACTATCTGTGGAGAAATCAAAAACTCGACAAAGATTTTAAGATATATCGCTTCTATTTCATGGCTGCTATTGGCAGAAAGATTATCGGAAATGGCGATGTTTTTGCAAGGAGACGTCAGGACATACAGGCGATATCCGCCAAGATAGTTGATTTAGCAGCCGATGAAGCTCGTTTGAAGGCGACGGTCGAGAAAACGCACGACCTTCTTAAGGCGCGGATCGCTGCAGCGGATACAGGCACTAGAGAGAGACTTCGTGATGCCATCCGGTCCGAGACGTTCGCTAAGGCTTTTGATCGAGACTTAGCGAATGAAACGATCCCTCTTTAGGGACGGGCACGCCTTCGTCCCCGCAGCCCTAGCACAACTGCCATCGCCGCAAAGAAGGCGGCCAATCCACTGCAATGTGGCAATGCTTTCGCCGAACGGTGAGGTGGCGTCTCCAGTACGGCTCGGTTACACTAGCCTGGTTGGGGGCGAGCGTCCGCTTCTTTAGGTCAAGGGCTCTAGACCTGTCAGTCTGCAAACGGCCATTGGGCGACAAATAGGTCTTTCCGAAAGGAGCAGCTACGCGACCGCCTGCAAACCCTTGCGCTGGATGATCGACAGAAGGCGCAGGGCAGGGCCGCCGGGTCGCTTAACGCCTCGTTCCCAATCCGACACGAGATTGCGCGAGACATTGAGATAGGCGGCGAACACAGGCTGCGAGACATGCTCGCGCTCGCGGATTGCCCGAATTTCATCGCCTGCCAGCGTGGGGGCGGGGGCGAGGCACGCTTCATCGAATGTACGCAACGTCGCGCGCGACACCACGCCCGCGTCGTAAGCGTCGCTCATCATTTCATGGATCGCGCCCGCAATCTCACTGCGATAGCCCTTATCCTTCATCACGGTTCTCATCGTCTATCTCCACCAACGTTCCCGTCGCCACCAGTCGGTCCAATTCCCCGGCGCTCCACTCCAGCGCCTCGCTCGCCGAGTTACGGAGCAGGGCCAGGTCCGCCTTTGTTATGTTCGCCTGCGCACTTTTGGCGAACCCGAAAGCGAATATCGCCCTGTCACCCTGCCGGAACAGGATCAGCGTGCGATAGCCGCCCGACTTGCCTTGCCCGGTGCGCGCGACCCGCTGCTTGATGACACCGCCGCCAAGATCGGCATCCACCAGACCGCTTTCTGCGCGCTCCACGGCTTCAACAAGCGAGGCATCAGCAATCCGCTCTTTTCGCGCGAAGCGCTCGAACCAACCATTTTTTAAGATGCGCGCGATGGCGGTTCTCCTGCTCTCTGTGGCTCTATATAACACTTAGCGTTATAGTTCAATATGGATGGGAAGGAACGACACGACATCGGCCTTCTTGACAGCGCATAGGCTGCGGGTGAGCATGAGTTTGCTTCATGACGCTGAGAAGGTGGTCCTTTCAAAGGAGCCTCCAATGAACAACTCGACCTAACGCCTGCTGGCTGTCCCTGAGACGGGGCGGATGAGAAGGCTTGGCATGAAACTTTGGTACAGGCTGGGAAAAAATCTTCGCTGATCGCTATCAGTGAGAAGCCTACGCCAAATTCCGCCGTCTTCCGCCGCTGACCGCCAATTGCCGCCAGCGTTCACCGACCCATGAAAGCTTAGCTGCCTACGCGCCCGGAACACTCTTGTCCGGCACGGCAAGGCATCCAATGCTCGTGGTCGGGGGCGCGTGCAACATCCTGATTTGAAGAGACTGCCCCATGACCAACAGTGATCGTATCATTCGCCTGAAAACCGTCCTCGCCCGCACAGGGCTTTCCCGCACGACGCTTTATCGCAAGATGGGCGAAGGCACTTTCCCGCGCCAAGTGAAGATCAGCGTCCACGGCGCTGGCTGGCGCGAGTCCGCCATCAACCGCTGGATTGCCGATCCGGTAAGCTATCGCGAAGAGTTGGGCGTTTGATCATGTTGCCGTGCCCAACCTGTTGCAGGCATGGGCACGGCAACATCGACGGCTTGCGATCAGGCGGCTTGGCTCTTCGCCTTACCGAACTTTCCGGTTACGACCTTCTGCCCGTCGCGCAGGAAGTCGAGATGGTCGGACCAGTGCTGCATCATGCGGACCCGCTCGTCCCAATATTCGCCCCGCGTGTATGCGCGACGCACGGCGTTGTTGTCGCAATGGGCAAGCTGCCGCTCGATCGCGTCGGGATGCCATAGTCCCATTTCGTTGAGAAGCGTCGCCGCCATCGCCCGGAAGCCGTGGCCGGTCATTTCATCCTGTGCGAAGCCCATGCGCCGCAACGCGGCGTTGATGGTGTTCTCCGACATGGGCCGGTCCACCGAGCGGAGCGACGGGAACAGGTAGCGGCTATAGTCGGCATCATGTTCGATGGTGCCAAGGATCGCCAATGCCTGCCGGGAGAGGGGGATGGAATGGGCGCGGCGCATCTTCGTTTTGTGCGCCGGGACCGTCCACAGCGCCTTGTCAAAATCGAAGTCGGCCCATTCGGCATGGCGTAGTTCGCCGGGGCGCACGAACACATGGGGCAGCAGTTGCAGCGCGGCCTTGGTGTTGGCGAAGCCCTCGAACGCCTCAATAGCGCGCAACAATCCACCGGCGTTCTCCGAACTAGTGATCGCGGCGCGGTGAACTGGCTTGGGTGCGATCAGCGCCCCGCGCAGGTCCGCTGCCACGTCACGCTCCGCGCGCGCCGTGGCGATGGCGTAGCGGAATATCTGACTGCATGTGCTGCGTAGGCGCTTAGCCGTCTCGTAGCGGCCCTTGCCCTCCATTTTGCGCAGCATGGTCAAAACCTCCTGCGCGGTGATGGCAGTGACTGGGCGTTTGCCCAGCGACACATTGATAAAGGCAAGCAACCAACGCAGCTTCTTGATCGTGACGGAAGAGCGGCCTTCACGCTCGACTTTCACCAGCCATTCGTCGGCAACCGCCTTGAAGCTGTTGGACGCGGCCACGGTCGCGGCAATCCGATCCAGTCTGATCTTTTCGGCGGGATCGTTCCCCTTCGCCAGCACCTTGCGGGCAGCGTCGCGCTGCTCGCGGGCGTCGGCAAGGCCGGTGTCGGGATAAATCCCGAAGGCCAACGTCTTTTGTTTGCCAAGGTGGCGATAATTCATCCGCCAGTAGCGCCCGCCATTAGGTGCCACATAGAGGAAAAGGCCATCGCTATCGGTGAGTTTATAGGGCTTGGCTTTGCCCTTGGCGTTTTTGATCGCAGCGGCGGTGAGCGCCATGATGGTATCTCCTTTTCGAGGAGGGCCGCGCTACCATCAGATATACCATCAAGTTGCTGGTATCCGGTGGTCCAAGACCGCTCCGTATGGGATACCTATACCATGAAAAACCGCAGAAATCCGCCGTTTCCGGCACATTCTGATACTCTCTGGGAGAGTATTTTGGTGACCCCTACGGGAATCGAACCCGTGCTTCAGCCGTGAGAGGGCCGCGTCCTAACCGCTAGACGAAGGGGCCGTGGACCGCGCTGGGCGGTCGGCAGGGGGTGCCTTTAGGAATAGGGGGAACGGCGTCAAGCGAAACAAGGCGGTCGCAACGCCCTCGGGCAAAATGCAGCCCATAAAAAAACCACCCCATGCAAATGCACGGGGTGGCCAAGGTTCAGGGAGGAGACGCCTCCAAAGGGGGGGGCGCCCATACGATACACCCGAAAGGGGGGCAGGTGCATCGCATAATAGACAGATAGGGCAGGACGCATCCGCTTTCAAGAGGGATGCGATGCCTTTTCCATCAATTTTTCAAACCCTTTTGGGTTAATTTCTCATTCAGGCGTTGGCGGCCTCCGGCGCGGCGTCGGTCGGCGCGGGCAGGGTGATCGGTCCCTTGCCCTGGGCAACCTGCGCTTCGAATATTTCGCGCATCAGTTGCAGGGAGAAGAGATGGGCGTGGATCAGCGGCAGCATGCCGTTCTGGTTGATCTTGCGCAGCTGGTCGCCGCGCAGTTCGCGCAGCTTTTCCTCGTTGATCATGCGGAAACCGCGATACACGAAGGGCTGGTCGGCGACAGGAGTTTGGATCGCGACTTCGCCATCCATCAACAGGTCCAGTTCCTGAAGGTCGCGGACGAACTGGCCGGTGCGCGCCGCGGCCTGCTCGAAATCCTCGCAGAATTTCATGACGCCCTGGGTCAGCTCGCTGGGCTTGCCATCGTCGAACAGCGCTTCGCCATCCTCGAACGCGCCGATGGTGGAGCTGGTGGGATCGAAGCAGAGAGACAGGTCGTCGCTGTCGGGGCGCAGCTTGGCCAGCATCCAGGGATAGCGGCGCACATAGGCCGGGACATAGGCCGGACCGCGCAGCTTGCCTTTGTCGTCGACGAAAATATTGACGCCTTCGTTCAGGCCCATCAGCAGCAGCGGCACGCAGTCCGCGCCGGCCGAAAAGATGATCGGCGCGAAACGCTGGGCCGCGACGAATTCGTCGATCGTCAGCGGGATGGCGTGTTGGGTCGTCAGGAACGGCGCCGAATTGGACGGACGGGTGCGGTAATCGACATGGTCCACGCTGCTCAGCGGAAGGAGATCATTGTAGAAGATCGGCAGGGTGTTCGCGGGCGCGCTGGCCATGGTCCGGGTCCATTCTGTCTGTTGCGGGCGCTTTTGCCTGCGCGCCGCGGGCTTGATATTGGGGCAGGGCGATAATGACCTTCCCTGCGAGAGGCAATCGCTTTGTCCTTGGCGCTTCGTGCCGTCTGCGCGCTTTCAGCCGTCGTCGGGCAAGGGGATGAGCTTGCCCGGATTGAACAGGCCCATGGGGTCGAAGGCCGCCTTGATCGCGCGCAGGGCGCCGATCCGCGCCGGGCTGGAGAGGCGCGCGAGTTCCGCGCGCTTCATCTGGCCGATGCCATGTTCGGCGGATATGGAGCCGCCCGCGGCAACCACGGCGTCATGAACGAAGGCGTTGATGGCCTGTCCTTGCGCCGCGATCCAGGCTGGACCGTCGCTCGTCCCCCTGGGCGCGCGGACATGGAAATGAACGTTGCCGTCACCCAGATGGCCGAAGGACGACGCTGTGGTGCCGGGAAAGGCGCGTTCGGCCGCGGCGGCGGCGTCGATCATGAAGGCGGGCATCTTCGCCACCGGCACGCTGATATCATATTGGAGCGCTGGCCCCTGCGCCTTTTCCGATTCCGACAGCGATTCGCGAATCCGCCAGAAGGCGTCGGCCTGCGCCTCATTGGCGGCGATGGCGGCGTCGATGGCGATGCCCCGTTCGAACGCCTGCGCCAGCGCCGCCTCCAGGCGTTCGGACGGCCCGGGATCGGACAGGTCGGCATGATCGACCTCGATCAACACATGCCAGGGCGTGCGCGTTTCGATCGGCGACCTTGTGCCGGGAATATGGCCAAGGACGAAGCCCAGCGTTTCGTCGGCGATCACCTCGAACCCTTCGACGCTGACGCCCAGCATGGTTTCGGCCAG
This window of the Sphingobium sp. CR2-8 genome carries:
- a CDS encoding HEPN domain-containing protein — encoded protein: MGRGRAGEAFRLLAIVNYPRLARSEGDWRLVRDRLRRAWENGEITRPVRLAVESLDRVNGSLVEGVPHFVTIAERGIALYQMEGLRLSEPRRLPVRERAIRGAAEFIRWHNRGTGFLAGAAFYRNRGDAPMAALMLHQACEHFYLCVLRSISLHAPRTHALDELREAAEALDPRLCSAWPRDSRFERRAFGCIRRAYVEARYGRSYRISGEELAWAFARVEILQVRAAFACADHQASLAASLPAQMLTPPTEPTTALTLSRPVRRANMLRRTWRILRRVGPREGRWNPLIPLRQFWRSERFIDWVDHLPLAIVCLCFFMAGAEATLWRVKSAQAVRSEPADLSAVLDFDVRADTVLGAVMDVAQRAGYRVKANDDIWAVRWTGAYRAKATTFDALADILYGSGLCPAIREDFITVRYCDKSSPPIAAVVEYQAEPDGNVRLSVSR
- a CDS encoding type II toxin-antitoxin system RelE/ParE family toxin; this translates as MLYRATESRRTAIARILKNGWFERFARKERIADASLVEAVERAESGLVDADLGGGVIKQRVARTGQGKSGGYRTLILFRQGDRAIFAFGFAKSAQANITKADLALLRNSASEALEWSAGELDRLVATGTLVEIDDENRDEG
- a CDS encoding SapC family protein, translated to MASAPANTLPIFYNDLLPLSSVDHVDYRTRPSNSAPFLTTQHAIPLTIDEFVAAQRFAPIIFSAGADCVPLLLMGLNEGVNIFVDDKGKLRGPAYVPAYVRRYPWMLAKLRPDSDDLSLCFDPTSSTIGAFEDGEALFDDGKPSELTQGVMKFCEDFEQAAARTGQFVRDLQELDLLMDGEVAIQTPVADQPFVYRGFRMINEEKLRELRGDQLRKINQNGMLPLIHAHLFSLQLMREIFEAQVAQGKGPITLPAPTDAAPEAANA
- a CDS encoding AIPR family protein, with the protein product MNPVIKAQVLDFAATEDIEHRAESEIFEIYSVYSILNGGLGESVDAADVHLSGNEFGVDGVAIIVQGRLVADTTDAEQAIQDIKNPEIDFYFFQSKTGTSFDYGDISKFFDSISGFFDGSMNGESPQLDDLIAAKDVLYSKGVGRRNPGLHAYYACTGNYDKPSRIEKLIVSAQSQWSDLNIFDQDRTSIQMIGAKELQRLYRAASSAVEATIEFPRNVVLPSHGSVEEAYLGYITADEVVKLVSIRDDDGNPQDINRSVFFDNIRDFDPDSKINNDIADTLQRGEAPDFIFRNNGITVVAKSIDRTGDRFRIEDYQVVNGCQTSNILFNNRTAVASVHVPFRLIGTKDDDFISSIIAGTNRQNAVREEQFWALRPFMKSFEEYCQSLDDEQRILFERRENQFRGQKVERARIMQPSTLMKAVAATLLNQPNRSARDYRGITAEYQDKLFLEEHDVRLYHAACYLHYRLDYLWRNQKLDKDFKIYRFYFMAAIGRKIIGNGDVFARRRQDIQAISAKIVDLAADEARLKATVEKTHDLLKARIAAADTGTRERLRDAIRSETFAKAFDRDLANETIPL
- a CDS encoding helix-turn-helix domain-containing protein, encoding MKDKGYRSEIAGAIHEMMSDAYDAGVVSRATLRTFDEACLAPAPTLAGDEIRAIREREHVSQPVFAAYLNVSRNLVSDWERGVKRPGGPALRLLSIIQRKGLQAVA
- a CDS encoding helix-turn-helix transcriptional regulator, with protein sequence MTNSDRIIRLKTVLARTGLSRTTLYRKMGEGTFPRQVKISVHGAGWRESAINRWIADPVSYREELGV
- a CDS encoding tyrosine-type recombinase/integrase, encoding MALTAAAIKNAKGKAKPYKLTDSDGLFLYVAPNGGRYWRMNYRHLGKQKTLAFGIYPDTGLADAREQRDAARKVLAKGNDPAEKIRLDRIAATVAASNSFKAVADEWLVKVEREGRSSVTIKKLRWLLAFINVSLGKRPVTAITAQEVLTMLRKMEGKGRYETAKRLRSTCSQIFRYAIATARAERDVAADLRGALIAPKPVHRAAITSSENAGGLLRAIEAFEGFANTKAALQLLPHVFVRPGELRHAEWADFDFDKALWTVPAHKTKMRRAHSIPLSRQALAILGTIEHDADYSRYLFPSLRSVDRPMSENTINAALRRMGFAQDEMTGHGFRAMAATLLNEMGLWHPDAIERQLAHCDNNAVRRAYTRGEYWDERVRMMQHWSDHLDFLRDGQKVVTGKFGKAKSQAA